The genomic window GGAGGGTGGTATGGAGGGTGGTATGGAGGGTGGTGTGGAGGGTGGTGTGGAGGGTGGTGTGGAGGGTGGTGAGGCGGGTGGTATGGAGGGTGGTATGGAGGGTGGTGTGGAGGGTgtgtggtgggtggtgtggagggtggTATGGCGGGTGGTGTGGAGGGTggtgtggagggtggagggtggtgaGGCGGGTGGTATGGAGGGTGGTATGGAGGGTGGTATGGAGGGTGGTGTGGAGGGTGGTGTGGAGGGTGGTGTGGAGGGTGGTATGGAGGGTGGTGTGGAGGGTGGTATGGAGGGTGGTGTGGAGGGTGGTGAGGCGGGTGGTGTGGAGGGTGGTGAGGCGGGTGGTGTGGAGGGTGGTATGGAGGGTGgtgtggtgggtggtgtggagggtggTGTGGAGGGTGGTGAGGCGGGTGGTATGGAGGGTGGTATGGAGGGTGGTGTGGAGGGTGGTGTGGAGGGTGGTATGGAGGGTGGTGTGGAGGGTGGTGTGGAGGGTGGTATGGGGGGTGGTATGGAGGGTGGTATGGAGGGTGGTATGGAGGGTGATGTGGGGGGTGGTATGGGGGTGGTATGGAGGGTGGTATGGAGGGTGGTGTGGAGGGTGGTGTGGAGGGTGGTATGGAGGGTGGTATGGAGGGTGGTGTGGTGGGTGGTATGGAGGGTGGTGTGGAGGGTGGTATGGAGGGTGGTGTGGAGGGTGGTATGGAGGGTGgtgtggtgggtggtgtggagggtggTGTGGAGGGTGGTATGGAGGGTGATATGGAGGGTGGTATGGCGGGTGGTGTGGAGGGTGGTGTGGAGGGTGGTGAGGCGGGTGGTATGGAGGGTGGTATGGCGGGGGGTATGGCGGGTGGTATGGCGGGTGGTATGGAGGGTGGTGTGGAGGGTGGTGAGGCGGGTGGTATGGCGGGTGGTATGGAGGGTGGTCAGGTGTCCTCAAATTATTCGTTGCTTCACAATGAACTGAAAATTACGTACACTTCATTTCCTGTAATGGTTCAATTCTGACAAACATGACAATGCTTTTATTTGTGAACATCGAATTCAATTAAGTTGATCAATTTTCCCTCATATTCCCAGGGAAACTGAATGAAGGTAGATTATTGGATTTTTTTCCACTATAAACTGGAGCATAATGGCAGTTCAATAGAATCCATACTGTACTACTAaaaacagaaatgttttggcatcCAGGTCCAACAGGATGGTAAAAACTGAACTCACTGAAAACCTAACTTTGAGTTACACATCAAGCAAGTAGAAAACAGGATATTAAACGTATTtgacatgtacattttagtcatttagcagacgctcttatccagagcgacttacagtagtgaatacatacatttcatacaatttttttttcttttttttctgtgctggtcccccgtgggaatcgaacccacaaccctggcattgcaaacgccatgctctaccaactgagctacagtttgTAGAGTCGTCTCAGATCAAGGACATTAACTTCTTGGTGTAActtctcccgagtggcacagtggtctaaggcactgcatctcagtgcaagaggtatcactacagtccctggttcgaatccacgctgtatcacatccggctgtgattgggagtcccatagggtggcgtaaAATTGGCCCAACGtcttccgggtttggccagggtaggccatcattttaaataagttgttcttaactgacttgcctaaccctatatatagtgcactactatagaccagagccctattccctatatagtggtactactatagaccagagccctattccctatatagtggtactactatagaccagagccctattccctatatagtggtactactatagaccagagccctattccctatatagtggtactactatagaccagagccctattccctatatagtggtactactatagaccagagccctattccctatatagtggtactactatagaccagagccctattccctatatagtggtactactatagaccagagccctattccctatatagtggtactactatagaccagagccctattccctatatagtgactactatagaccagggccctattccctatatagtggtactactatagaccagagccctattccctatatagtggtactactatagaccagagtcctatttcctatatagtggtactactatagaccacagccctattccctatatagtgactactatagaccagggccctattccctatatagt from Salmo trutta chromosome 9, fSalTru1.1, whole genome shotgun sequence includes these protein-coding regions:
- the LOC115199684 gene encoding glycine-rich cell wall structural protein-like; translated protein: MEGGVEGGMEGGMEGGVVGGEAGGMAGGMAGGVEGGVEGGMEGGVVGGVEGGMGGGMEGVWWVVWRVGGMAGGVEGGMEGGMEGGVEGGVEGGVEGGEAGGMEGGMEGGVEGVWWVVWRVVWRVVWRVVWRVEGGEAGGMEGGMEGGMEGGVEGGVEGGVEGGMEGGVEGGMEGGVEGGEAGGVEGGEAGGVEGGMEGGVVGGVEGGVEGGEAGGMEGGMEGGVEGGVEGGMEGGVEGGVEGGMGGGMEGGMEGGMEGDVGGGMGVGGMEGGMEGGVVGGMEGGVEGGMEGGVEGGMEGGVVGGVEGGVEGGMEGDMEGGMAGGVEGGVEGGEAGGMEGGMAGGMAGGMAGGMEGGVEGGEAGGMAGGMEGGQGN